One Coffea arabica cultivar ET-39 chromosome 5e, Coffea Arabica ET-39 HiFi, whole genome shotgun sequence DNA segment encodes these proteins:
- the LOC113688324 gene encoding auxin response factor 6-like isoform X3, whose product MRLSTPGLSTPPQPEEGEKKCLNAELWHACAGPLVSLPAVGSRVVYFPQGHSEQVAASTNKEVDAHIPNYPGLPAQLICQLHNVTMHADVETDEVYAQMTLQPLSAQEQKDVCLLPAELGTASKQPTNYFCKTLTASDTSTHGGFSVPRRAAEKVFPTLDYTLQPPAQELIAKDLHGNEWKFRHIFRGQPKRHLLTTGWSVFVSAKRLIAGDSVIFIWNENNQLLLGIRRASRPQTIMPSSVLSSDSMHIGLLAAAAHAAATNTRFTIFYNPRASPSEFVIPLAKYAKAVYHTRVSVGMRFRMLFETEESSVRRYMGTITGISDLDPVRWPNSHWRSVKVGWDESTAGERQPRVSLWEIEPLTTFPMYPSPFSLRLKRPWPSGLPSLPGLNSSDMNINAQLSWLRGDIGAQGIQSLNFQGFGATPWMQPRLDASVLGLQPDIYQAMTAAALQETRNFDPSKVANQSLLPFSQNTSSGSASLVQSQMLQQSQSQQNFIQSFPEDQALGSTCQQQTFSDINHVTSTNSSSMQSLLNSFSSDGASHLLNMHGVYSLASPSSSSKRIALDSQLSSRATQSVAARADNMSTPDSKVSDLSTLLPPVSGREFAQFKGMTDSQNNGLFGINSDSSLMLQNGISHLINGSGESESFSVPFATSTYTSALGTDLPLSSDMTTSSCMDESVFMQSAENVDQANPPTKTFVKVHKSGSFGRSLDISKFSSYHELRSELARMFGLEGLLEDPQRSGWQLVFVDRENDVLLLGDDPWQEFVNNVWYIKILSPLEVQQMGKEGIDLPNSAPLHRLPSSGNSCDDYMSQKETRNSMNGIPSVGSLHY is encoded by the exons ATGAGGTTATCTACTCCAGGGTTGAGTACTCCTCCTCAGCCAGAGGAAG GGGAGAAGAAGTGCTTGAATGCAGAGCTATGGCATGCTTGTGCTGGCCCGTTGGTGTCCCTTCCAGCTGTGGGAAGCCGAGTAGTGTATTTTCCTCAAGGTCATAGTGAGCAG GTTGCTGCCTCAACCAACAAGGAGGTAGATGCTCATATCCCTAACTATCCTGGCTTGCCAGCACAGCTCATATGTCAGCTTCACAATGTGACCATGCAT GCTGATGTGGAAACTGATGAAGTATATGCTCAGATGACCCTGCAGCCGCTAAGTGCA CAAGAGCAAAAAGATGTTTGTCTACTACCTGCTGAACTTGGCACTGCAAGCAAGCAGCCAACTAACTACTTCTGTAAAACACTGACTGCAAGTGACACGAGTACTCATGGTGGATTTTCTGTTCCTCGTCGAGCTGCAGAAAAAGTTTTTCCTACTCTT GATTATACTCTGCAGCCTCCAGCTCAAGAGTTGATTGCAAAAGATCTTCATGGCAATGAATGGAAATTTCGGCATATCTTTCGTG GCCAGCCAAAGAGGCATCTGCTTACAACAGGTTGGAGTGTGTTTGTAAGTGCAAAGAGGCTTATTGCTGGTGACTCTGTAATTTTTATCTG GAATGAAAATAATCAGTTGCTTCTGGGGATTAGGCGTGCTAGCCGCCCACAAACTATCATGCCTTCCTCAGTATTATCAAGTGATAGCATGCACATAGGTCTTCTTGCTGCTGCAGCTCATGCTGCTGCAACCAATACCCGCTTTACTATATTCTACAATCCTAG GGCTAGTCCATCAGAATTCGTTATACCTTTAGCCAAATATGCTAAGGCTGTATATCATACAAGGGTTTCAGTTGGCATGCGCTTTCGGATGCTATTTGAAACAGAAGAATCAAGTGTTCGTAG ATACATGGGAACAATTACTGGCATTAGTGATCTAGATCCTGTTCGCTGGCCAAATTCACATTGGCGATCTGTGAAG GTTGGATGGGATGAATCAACAGCAGGGGAGAGGCAGCCTAGAGTTTCCTTGTGGGAGATTGAACCATTGACTACTTTCCCTATGTATCCTTCTCCATTCTCCCTTAGACTAAAACGACCATGGCCGTCAGGATTACCCTCCTTACCAG GCCTCAACAGCAGTGATATGAACATAAATGCCCAACTTTCATGGCTTCGAGGTGATATTGGGGCTCAGGGGATTCAGTCActaaattttcaaggatttGGTGCTACGCCCTGGATGCAGCCACGGCTTGATGCTTCTGTGCTTGGTTTGCAGCCGGATATCTATCAAGCAATGACAGCTGCTGcactccaagaaacaagaaattttgaTCCTTCCAAggttgcaaatcagtcccttcTGCCGTTTTCACAGAATACCTCCAGTGGATCTGCTTCACTTGTTCAGAGTCAGATGTTGCAGCAATCTCAGTCTCAGCAAAATTTTATCCAAAGCTTTCCAGAAGACCAG GCCTTGGGTTCAACATGCCAGCAGCAGACCTTCTCTGATATCAATCATGTAACAAGCACTAATAGTTCTTCAATGCAGAGTCTTCTTAATTCATTTTCCAGTGATGGAGCATCTCACCTACTCAACATGCATGGCGTCTACTCTCTAGCCTCTCCTTCCTCTTCATCAAAGAGAATTGCACTGGACTCTCAGCTCTCTTCTCGAGCTACTCAGTCCGTGGCAGCCCGGGCAGACAACATGTCAACACCTGATTCTAAGGTCTCTGACCTTTCCACTTTATTGCCTCCTGTTTCAGGTAGAGAATTTGCGCAATTTAAAGGAATGACTGATTCTCAGAACAATGGTTTGTTTGGAATTAATAGTGACTCCTCCCTTATGCTGCAAAATGGGATTTCACATCTTATAAATGGTAGTGGTGAAAGCGAATCATTTTCTGTACCATTTGCTACCTCTACATATACAAGTGCTTTGGGCACTGATTTGCCACTTAGTTCAGACATGACCACCTCAAGTTGTATGGATGAATCAGTCTTCATGCAGTCCGCTGAAAACGTGGACCAAGCAAACCCACCAACTAAAACCTTTGTGAAG gttcacaaatcaggGTCCTTCGGACGATCGCTTGATATCTCCAAATTTAGCAGCTACCATGAGCTGCGGAGTGAACTGGCTCGCATGTTTGGCCTTGAAGGCCTGTTGGAGGACCCTCAGAGATCAGGCTGGCAGCTTGTATTTGTTGACCGAGAGAATGATGTTCTTCTCCTCGGTGATGACCCTTGGCA GGAGTTTGTAAACAATGTCTGGTATATCAAGATACTGTCTCCCCTTGAAGTGCAGCAGATGGGAAAGGAGGGCATTGACCTTCCTAATTCTGCTCCACTGCATAGGCTTCCCAGCAGCGGCAATAGCTGCGATGATTATATGAGCCAGAAGGAAACCAGAAATAGCATGAATGGGATCCCATCCGTGGGATCACTGCACTATTGA
- the LOC113688324 gene encoding auxin response factor 6-like isoform X2, producing MRLSTPGLSTPPQPEEGEKKCLNAELWHACAGPLVSLPAVGSRVVYFPQGHSEQVAASTNKEVDAHIPNYPGLPAQLICQLHNVTMHADVETDEVYAQMTLQPLSADYTLQPPAQELIAKDLHGNEWKFRHIFRGQPKRHLLTTGWSVFVSAKRLIAGDSVIFIWNENNQLLLGIRRASRPQTIMPSSVLSSDSMHIGLLAAAAHAAATNTRFTIFYNPRASPSEFVIPLAKYAKAVYHTRVSVGMRFRMLFETEESSVRRYMGTITGISDLDPVRWPNSHWRSVKVGWDESTAGERQPRVSLWEIEPLTTFPMYPSPFSLRLKRPWPSGLPSLPGLNSSDMNINAQLSWLRGDIGAQGIQSLNFQGFGATPWMQPRLDASVLGLQPDIYQAMTAAALQETRNFDPSKVANQSLLPFSQNTSSGSASLVQSQMLQQSQSQQNFIQSFPEDQVIAQAQLLQQQLQRHLSCDLQQRVQPSQQLHAQIQQQQQISKNVSNFSTIESVTQSQLSPLQALGSTCQQQTFSDINHVTSTNSSSMQSLLNSFSSDGASHLLNMHGVYSLASPSSSSKRIALDSQLSSRATQSVAARADNMSTPDSKVSDLSTLLPPVSGREFAQFKGMTDSQNNGLFGINSDSSLMLQNGISHLINGSGESESFSVPFATSTYTSALGTDLPLSSDMTTSSCMDESVFMQSAENVDQANPPTKTFVKVHKSGSFGRSLDISKFSSYHELRSELARMFGLEGLLEDPQRSGWQLVFVDRENDVLLLGDDPWQEFVNNVWYIKILSPLEVQQMGKEGIDLPNSAPLHRLPSSGNSCDDYMSQKETRNSMNGIPSVGSLHY from the exons ATGAGGTTATCTACTCCAGGGTTGAGTACTCCTCCTCAGCCAGAGGAAG GGGAGAAGAAGTGCTTGAATGCAGAGCTATGGCATGCTTGTGCTGGCCCGTTGGTGTCCCTTCCAGCTGTGGGAAGCCGAGTAGTGTATTTTCCTCAAGGTCATAGTGAGCAG GTTGCTGCCTCAACCAACAAGGAGGTAGATGCTCATATCCCTAACTATCCTGGCTTGCCAGCACAGCTCATATGTCAGCTTCACAATGTGACCATGCAT GCTGATGTGGAAACTGATGAAGTATATGCTCAGATGACCCTGCAGCCGCTAAGTGCA GATTATACTCTGCAGCCTCCAGCTCAAGAGTTGATTGCAAAAGATCTTCATGGCAATGAATGGAAATTTCGGCATATCTTTCGTG GCCAGCCAAAGAGGCATCTGCTTACAACAGGTTGGAGTGTGTTTGTAAGTGCAAAGAGGCTTATTGCTGGTGACTCTGTAATTTTTATCTG GAATGAAAATAATCAGTTGCTTCTGGGGATTAGGCGTGCTAGCCGCCCACAAACTATCATGCCTTCCTCAGTATTATCAAGTGATAGCATGCACATAGGTCTTCTTGCTGCTGCAGCTCATGCTGCTGCAACCAATACCCGCTTTACTATATTCTACAATCCTAG GGCTAGTCCATCAGAATTCGTTATACCTTTAGCCAAATATGCTAAGGCTGTATATCATACAAGGGTTTCAGTTGGCATGCGCTTTCGGATGCTATTTGAAACAGAAGAATCAAGTGTTCGTAG ATACATGGGAACAATTACTGGCATTAGTGATCTAGATCCTGTTCGCTGGCCAAATTCACATTGGCGATCTGTGAAG GTTGGATGGGATGAATCAACAGCAGGGGAGAGGCAGCCTAGAGTTTCCTTGTGGGAGATTGAACCATTGACTACTTTCCCTATGTATCCTTCTCCATTCTCCCTTAGACTAAAACGACCATGGCCGTCAGGATTACCCTCCTTACCAG GCCTCAACAGCAGTGATATGAACATAAATGCCCAACTTTCATGGCTTCGAGGTGATATTGGGGCTCAGGGGATTCAGTCActaaattttcaaggatttGGTGCTACGCCCTGGATGCAGCCACGGCTTGATGCTTCTGTGCTTGGTTTGCAGCCGGATATCTATCAAGCAATGACAGCTGCTGcactccaagaaacaagaaattttgaTCCTTCCAAggttgcaaatcagtcccttcTGCCGTTTTCACAGAATACCTCCAGTGGATCTGCTTCACTTGTTCAGAGTCAGATGTTGCAGCAATCTCAGTCTCAGCAAAATTTTATCCAAAGCTTTCCAGAAGACCAGGTAATTGCTCAGGCTCAGCTTTTACAGCAACAGTTGCAGCGTCATCTCTCTTGTGATTTACAGCAGCGAGTTCAGCCCTCACAACAATTGCATGCACAAATTCAGCAGCAGCAACAAATCTCGAAGAACGTCTCAAACTTCTCTACAATAGAGTCTGTTACCCAATCCCAATTGTCACCTTTGCAGGCCTTGGGTTCAACATGCCAGCAGCAGACCTTCTCTGATATCAATCATGTAACAAGCACTAATAGTTCTTCAATGCAGAGTCTTCTTAATTCATTTTCCAGTGATGGAGCATCTCACCTACTCAACATGCATGGCGTCTACTCTCTAGCCTCTCCTTCCTCTTCATCAAAGAGAATTGCACTGGACTCTCAGCTCTCTTCTCGAGCTACTCAGTCCGTGGCAGCCCGGGCAGACAACATGTCAACACCTGATTCTAAGGTCTCTGACCTTTCCACTTTATTGCCTCCTGTTTCAGGTAGAGAATTTGCGCAATTTAAAGGAATGACTGATTCTCAGAACAATGGTTTGTTTGGAATTAATAGTGACTCCTCCCTTATGCTGCAAAATGGGATTTCACATCTTATAAATGGTAGTGGTGAAAGCGAATCATTTTCTGTACCATTTGCTACCTCTACATATACAAGTGCTTTGGGCACTGATTTGCCACTTAGTTCAGACATGACCACCTCAAGTTGTATGGATGAATCAGTCTTCATGCAGTCCGCTGAAAACGTGGACCAAGCAAACCCACCAACTAAAACCTTTGTGAAG gttcacaaatcaggGTCCTTCGGACGATCGCTTGATATCTCCAAATTTAGCAGCTACCATGAGCTGCGGAGTGAACTGGCTCGCATGTTTGGCCTTGAAGGCCTGTTGGAGGACCCTCAGAGATCAGGCTGGCAGCTTGTATTTGTTGACCGAGAGAATGATGTTCTTCTCCTCGGTGATGACCCTTGGCA GGAGTTTGTAAACAATGTCTGGTATATCAAGATACTGTCTCCCCTTGAAGTGCAGCAGATGGGAAAGGAGGGCATTGACCTTCCTAATTCTGCTCCACTGCATAGGCTTCCCAGCAGCGGCAATAGCTGCGATGATTATATGAGCCAGAAGGAAACCAGAAATAGCATGAATGGGATCCCATCCGTGGGATCACTGCACTATTGA
- the LOC113688324 gene encoding auxin response factor 6-like isoform X1, with translation MRLSTPGLSTPPQPEEGEKKCLNAELWHACAGPLVSLPAVGSRVVYFPQGHSEQVAASTNKEVDAHIPNYPGLPAQLICQLHNVTMHADVETDEVYAQMTLQPLSAQEQKDVCLLPAELGTASKQPTNYFCKTLTASDTSTHGGFSVPRRAAEKVFPTLDYTLQPPAQELIAKDLHGNEWKFRHIFRGQPKRHLLTTGWSVFVSAKRLIAGDSVIFIWNENNQLLLGIRRASRPQTIMPSSVLSSDSMHIGLLAAAAHAAATNTRFTIFYNPRASPSEFVIPLAKYAKAVYHTRVSVGMRFRMLFETEESSVRRYMGTITGISDLDPVRWPNSHWRSVKVGWDESTAGERQPRVSLWEIEPLTTFPMYPSPFSLRLKRPWPSGLPSLPGLNSSDMNINAQLSWLRGDIGAQGIQSLNFQGFGATPWMQPRLDASVLGLQPDIYQAMTAAALQETRNFDPSKVANQSLLPFSQNTSSGSASLVQSQMLQQSQSQQNFIQSFPEDQVIAQAQLLQQQLQRHLSCDLQQRVQPSQQLHAQIQQQQQISKNVSNFSTIESVTQSQLSPLQALGSTCQQQTFSDINHVTSTNSSSMQSLLNSFSSDGASHLLNMHGVYSLASPSSSSKRIALDSQLSSRATQSVAARADNMSTPDSKVSDLSTLLPPVSGREFAQFKGMTDSQNNGLFGINSDSSLMLQNGISHLINGSGESESFSVPFATSTYTSALGTDLPLSSDMTTSSCMDESVFMQSAENVDQANPPTKTFVKVHKSGSFGRSLDISKFSSYHELRSELARMFGLEGLLEDPQRSGWQLVFVDRENDVLLLGDDPWQEFVNNVWYIKILSPLEVQQMGKEGIDLPNSAPLHRLPSSGNSCDDYMSQKETRNSMNGIPSVGSLHY, from the exons ATGAGGTTATCTACTCCAGGGTTGAGTACTCCTCCTCAGCCAGAGGAAG GGGAGAAGAAGTGCTTGAATGCAGAGCTATGGCATGCTTGTGCTGGCCCGTTGGTGTCCCTTCCAGCTGTGGGAAGCCGAGTAGTGTATTTTCCTCAAGGTCATAGTGAGCAG GTTGCTGCCTCAACCAACAAGGAGGTAGATGCTCATATCCCTAACTATCCTGGCTTGCCAGCACAGCTCATATGTCAGCTTCACAATGTGACCATGCAT GCTGATGTGGAAACTGATGAAGTATATGCTCAGATGACCCTGCAGCCGCTAAGTGCA CAAGAGCAAAAAGATGTTTGTCTACTACCTGCTGAACTTGGCACTGCAAGCAAGCAGCCAACTAACTACTTCTGTAAAACACTGACTGCAAGTGACACGAGTACTCATGGTGGATTTTCTGTTCCTCGTCGAGCTGCAGAAAAAGTTTTTCCTACTCTT GATTATACTCTGCAGCCTCCAGCTCAAGAGTTGATTGCAAAAGATCTTCATGGCAATGAATGGAAATTTCGGCATATCTTTCGTG GCCAGCCAAAGAGGCATCTGCTTACAACAGGTTGGAGTGTGTTTGTAAGTGCAAAGAGGCTTATTGCTGGTGACTCTGTAATTTTTATCTG GAATGAAAATAATCAGTTGCTTCTGGGGATTAGGCGTGCTAGCCGCCCACAAACTATCATGCCTTCCTCAGTATTATCAAGTGATAGCATGCACATAGGTCTTCTTGCTGCTGCAGCTCATGCTGCTGCAACCAATACCCGCTTTACTATATTCTACAATCCTAG GGCTAGTCCATCAGAATTCGTTATACCTTTAGCCAAATATGCTAAGGCTGTATATCATACAAGGGTTTCAGTTGGCATGCGCTTTCGGATGCTATTTGAAACAGAAGAATCAAGTGTTCGTAG ATACATGGGAACAATTACTGGCATTAGTGATCTAGATCCTGTTCGCTGGCCAAATTCACATTGGCGATCTGTGAAG GTTGGATGGGATGAATCAACAGCAGGGGAGAGGCAGCCTAGAGTTTCCTTGTGGGAGATTGAACCATTGACTACTTTCCCTATGTATCCTTCTCCATTCTCCCTTAGACTAAAACGACCATGGCCGTCAGGATTACCCTCCTTACCAG GCCTCAACAGCAGTGATATGAACATAAATGCCCAACTTTCATGGCTTCGAGGTGATATTGGGGCTCAGGGGATTCAGTCActaaattttcaaggatttGGTGCTACGCCCTGGATGCAGCCACGGCTTGATGCTTCTGTGCTTGGTTTGCAGCCGGATATCTATCAAGCAATGACAGCTGCTGcactccaagaaacaagaaattttgaTCCTTCCAAggttgcaaatcagtcccttcTGCCGTTTTCACAGAATACCTCCAGTGGATCTGCTTCACTTGTTCAGAGTCAGATGTTGCAGCAATCTCAGTCTCAGCAAAATTTTATCCAAAGCTTTCCAGAAGACCAGGTAATTGCTCAGGCTCAGCTTTTACAGCAACAGTTGCAGCGTCATCTCTCTTGTGATTTACAGCAGCGAGTTCAGCCCTCACAACAATTGCATGCACAAATTCAGCAGCAGCAACAAATCTCGAAGAACGTCTCAAACTTCTCTACAATAGAGTCTGTTACCCAATCCCAATTGTCACCTTTGCAGGCCTTGGGTTCAACATGCCAGCAGCAGACCTTCTCTGATATCAATCATGTAACAAGCACTAATAGTTCTTCAATGCAGAGTCTTCTTAATTCATTTTCCAGTGATGGAGCATCTCACCTACTCAACATGCATGGCGTCTACTCTCTAGCCTCTCCTTCCTCTTCATCAAAGAGAATTGCACTGGACTCTCAGCTCTCTTCTCGAGCTACTCAGTCCGTGGCAGCCCGGGCAGACAACATGTCAACACCTGATTCTAAGGTCTCTGACCTTTCCACTTTATTGCCTCCTGTTTCAGGTAGAGAATTTGCGCAATTTAAAGGAATGACTGATTCTCAGAACAATGGTTTGTTTGGAATTAATAGTGACTCCTCCCTTATGCTGCAAAATGGGATTTCACATCTTATAAATGGTAGTGGTGAAAGCGAATCATTTTCTGTACCATTTGCTACCTCTACATATACAAGTGCTTTGGGCACTGATTTGCCACTTAGTTCAGACATGACCACCTCAAGTTGTATGGATGAATCAGTCTTCATGCAGTCCGCTGAAAACGTGGACCAAGCAAACCCACCAACTAAAACCTTTGTGAAG gttcacaaatcaggGTCCTTCGGACGATCGCTTGATATCTCCAAATTTAGCAGCTACCATGAGCTGCGGAGTGAACTGGCTCGCATGTTTGGCCTTGAAGGCCTGTTGGAGGACCCTCAGAGATCAGGCTGGCAGCTTGTATTTGTTGACCGAGAGAATGATGTTCTTCTCCTCGGTGATGACCCTTGGCA GGAGTTTGTAAACAATGTCTGGTATATCAAGATACTGTCTCCCCTTGAAGTGCAGCAGATGGGAAAGGAGGGCATTGACCTTCCTAATTCTGCTCCACTGCATAGGCTTCCCAGCAGCGGCAATAGCTGCGATGATTATATGAGCCAGAAGGAAACCAGAAATAGCATGAATGGGATCCCATCCGTGGGATCACTGCACTATTGA
- the LOC140006409 gene encoding uncharacterized protein, protein MNYRAAMTGSTAHTREDSSSSSVVIQTTDYSASNSSSLQITVHKLNGSNYLEWAQSVKLAIDGRGKLGHLTGEIQQPAAEDPNLKRWHSENSLVIAWLINSMEPAIGKPHLFLPTAKDVWDAVRDMYSDIENSSQIFNLKTKLWKSRQEDRDVTTYYNQMVTLWQELDLCYEDEWDCRADSVRYKKREENDRVYVFLAGLNQELDEVRGRILGRKPLPSIREVFSEVRREESRRKVMLKSSPKSKAEDEVETSALVSKGTDLDGDKRRKPWCEHCKKSWHTKDTCWKLHGKPSNFKKKNGGDSKVLQTVNEDSQKQQTNFETPAFTKEQLSQLYKLFKSPQFSVTEPKSFTPFCSFAKNGTDHGEDDWMC, encoded by the exons ATGAACTACCGAGCAGCCATGACTGGATCGACTGCTCACACAAGAGAAGACTCATCCTCGTCTTCAGTAGTTATCCAAACTACAGATTACTCCGCTTCAAATTCTTCTTCCCTACAAATAACCGTTCATAAATTAAATGGTTCCAATTATCTGGAATGGGCTCAATCTGTAAAGCTGGCTATCGATGGCAGAGGTAAACTCGGCCACCTTACTGGAGAAATTCAACAACCAGCTGCTGAAGATCCCAATTTGAAGAGATGGCATTCAGAGAACTCTCTAGTTATCGCTTGGTTGATAAACTCTATGGAACCAGCGATAGGAAAGCCGCACTTATTTCTGCCCACAGCCAAGGATGTGTGGGACGCTGTCCGGGATATGTATTCCGATATAGAGAATTCGTCTCAAATTTTCAATCTCAAGACGAAATTGTGGAAATCAAGACAAGAAGATAGAGATGTTACAACCTATTACAATCAGATGGTAACTTTATGGCAGGAATTGGATCTTTGTTATGAGGATGAATGGGACTGCCGTGCAGACAGTGTTCGATACAAGAAACGGGAGGAGAACGACAGAGTCTATGTCTTCTTGGCTGGACTAAATCAAGAACTCGATGAGGTGCGAGGTCGTATTTTGGGCAGGAAGCCTCTCCCCTCCATTCGTGAAGTATTTTCTGAAGTCAGAAGAGAAGAATCCAGGCGTAAGGTGATGCTGAAGTCATCACCAAAGTCCAAGGCAGAGGATGAAGTTGAGACTTCAGCATTGGTTTCTAAGGGGACAGATTTGGACGGGGATAAAAGAAGGAAGCCTTGGTGTGAACACTGTAAAAAGTCGTGGCACACAAAGGACACATGCTGGAAATTACATGGGAAACCATcgaatttcaagaagaaaaatggaggTGATAGCAAGGTGTTGCAGACTGTGAATGAGGATTCTCAAAAGCAACAAACTAACTTTGAGACACCAGCCTTCACAAAGGAACAATTAAGCCAACTGTACAAACTCTTTAAGTCTCCACAATTTTCAGTCACTGAGCCAAAAAGCTTCACTCCTTTCTGTTCTTTTGCTAAAAATG GAACTGACCACGGGGAGGATGATTGGATGTGCTAG
- the LOC113743641 gene encoding beta-amyrin 16-alpha-hydroxylase CYP87D16-like, which translates to MLSVVVFVIAVLTILTTQWLWRRMHPRCENGVLPPGSMGLPLIGETLQLLIPSRSLDLHPFIKKRLSKFGPIFRTSLAGRPIVVSADPKVNHFILSQEGKLVELWYLDTFSKLFNQEGDSRTTAVGDIHKYIRSRTLNYLGVEALKEKLLPQLEEMACRTLDSWSNQESVEVKRAFGAMVFNFTAKVFLGYDSDKSSDDLSEKFNKILEGLMSLPLNIPRTAFHDCMKSKKKITGFIKSKLNEKRAGLRTSKEDFLDQAIDDMATEKFLGEDLIVQVMFGLLFASFESNSSTLTLALLKLSQHPSALEMLTSEHETILRNRKRVKSSPTWDEYKSMTFTLQVIHETLRLANVSPGLLRKALKDIQVNGYTIPAGWTILVAASAQQLNPSVFDDALEFNPSRWKDIDKAAIEQNFMPFGAGMRQCAGADYSKVLLSTFLHVLVTKYRWSVVKTGNIGRNPLLSFGDGVYIKIAKKE; encoded by the exons ATGTTGTCAGTTGTTGTGTTTGTAATAGCAGTCTTGACGATCTTAACAACTCAGTGGTTATGGAGACGGATGCATCCAAGATGCGAGAATGGAGTTCTGCCCCCAGGTTCCATGGGATTGCCTCTCATTGGAGAGACTCTACAGTTACTCATTCCTAGCCGCTCATTGGACCTCCATCCCTTCATCAAGAAGAGACTTTCAAA ATTTGGTCCAATTTTCCGAACTAGTTTAGCAGGCAGGCCTATTGTAGTATCAGCTGATCCCAAAGTCAACCATTTCATACTTTCACAAGAAGGGAAGTTAGTAGAGTTATGGTATTTGGATACGTTTTCTAAGCTTTTTAATCAAGAAGGGGACTCTAGGACAACTGCAGTTGGTGATATTCACAAATACATAAGAAGTAGAACGTTGAATTACTTGGGTGTGGAGGCACTGAAGGAGAAGTTGCTTCCCCAGCTGGAAGAAATGGCATGCAGAACTCTAGACAGTTGGTCAAATCAGGAGTCTGTTGAAGTGAAACGTGCATTTGGAGCT ATGGTATTCAATTTCACTGCAAAAGTTTTTCTTGGTTATGACTCTGACAAGTCATCAGATGACTTGAGTGAGAAGTTCAACAAGATACTTGAAGGCCTTATGTCTCTTCCTTTAAACATTCCCAGAACTGCATTCCACGACTGCATGAAG tcaaagaagaaaataacGGGATTCATCAAAAGCAAATTAAATGAGAAGCGTGCTGGCCTTAGAACATCTAAAGAAGACTTCCTCGATCAGGCCATTGATGACATGGCTACAGAGAAGTTCCTGGGAGAAGACCTTATAGTGCAAGTGATGTTTGGCCTTTTATTTGCCAGCTTTGAGTCAAATTCATCAACGCTTACGCTTGCTTTGCTCAAGCTCTCTCAACACCCTTCTGCATTAGAGATGCTTACA TCTGAGCATGAGACTATACTAAGGAACAGGAAAAGAGTGAAATCTTCACCCACATGGGATGAGTACAAGTCAATGACCTTCACTCTTCAA GTAATCCATGAAACTCTGAGGTTGGCAAATGTTTCTCCAGGATTACTACGTAAAGCGCTTAAAGATATTCAAGTTAATG GTTACACAATTCCAGCAGGGTGGACAATTTTGGTTGCTGCCTCTGCTCAGCAGTTAAATCCTAGCGTCTTTGATGATGCACTTGAATTCAACCCCTCACGTTGGAAG GACATCGATAAAGCTGCCATAGAACAAAATTTTATGCCCTTTGGAGCAGGAATGAGACAGTGTGCTGGTGCTGATTACAGCAAGGTGCTACTATCAACTTTTCTCCATGTGTTGGTCACCAAGTACAG GTGGAGTGTAGTGAAGACTGGAAATATTGGAAGAAACCCACTTCTCAGCTTTGGAGATGGTGTCTACATTAAGATTGCAAAGAAAGAATGA